A single genomic interval of Theropithecus gelada isolate Dixy unplaced genomic scaffold, Tgel_1.0 HiC_scaffold_5894, whole genome shotgun sequence harbors:
- the LOC112617901 gene encoding ral-GDS-related protein-like, whose protein sequence is GNSNKRRKEVRILQEMQLLQVAAMNYKLRPLEKFVTYFPRMKQLSDKESYKLSCQLKPESQ, encoded by the exons GGCAACAGCAACAAGAGGAGGAAG GAGGTCCGAATTCTGCAGGAAATGCAGCTGCTCCAAGTGGCTGCCATGAATTACAAGCTTCGGCCTCTTGAGAAATTTGTCACCTATTTCCCAAGAATGAAGCAGCTCAGTGACAAGGAGAG CTACAAGCTGTCCTGCCAGCTGAAGCCCGAATCACAGTAG